The following proteins come from a genomic window of Desulfonatronum thiodismutans:
- a CDS encoding YcjF family protein yields the protein MTEHEQQAILTICLMAAFADGKKDEREREQIKRIAEGLGEETRINISSLYQDVLLKRRTLDDAVADLSTPEARQLAYEMAVCVCDADGVNTEAEVAFLERLRSALGLDAQAATAFASEAAEIAEYSFETETEPLPAVADKPRANTAELDKMILNTAILNGALELLPQSLSSMAILPLQMKMVYKVGKAYGFELDRGHIKDFAATLGIGLTGQYVEQMGRKLLGGILKKVGGGLLGGLGSAATGSAFSFATTYALGQVAKEYYASGRSISMDQLKQIFSSLLEQGKAMQSNYAGEIQQRASTVDTRQIAGLIRGA from the coding sequence ATGACCGAGCACGAACAGCAAGCGATTCTGACCATCTGCCTGATGGCCGCCTTTGCCGACGGAAAGAAAGACGAACGGGAGCGGGAGCAGATCAAGCGTATTGCCGAAGGCCTTGGCGAGGAAACCCGGATCAACATCTCCTCGCTCTACCAGGACGTGCTTCTGAAACGGCGTACCCTGGACGATGCCGTCGCGGACCTCTCCACCCCGGAGGCTCGGCAGTTGGCTTATGAAATGGCTGTGTGCGTCTGCGATGCGGACGGAGTGAACACCGAGGCGGAAGTTGCCTTTCTTGAACGTTTGCGCTCGGCCTTGGGGCTGGATGCCCAGGCAGCAACGGCTTTTGCCTCGGAGGCAGCGGAAATCGCGGAGTATTCCTTTGAGACGGAAACTGAACCGCTTCCCGCCGTGGCCGACAAGCCGCGGGCCAACACCGCCGAACTGGACAAGATGATCCTCAACACCGCCATTCTCAACGGTGCATTGGAACTCCTGCCCCAGTCCCTGTCCTCCATGGCGATTCTCCCGCTGCAAATGAAGATGGTGTACAAGGTGGGCAAGGCCTACGGCTTTGAACTGGACCGGGGGCATATCAAGGATTTTGCCGCAACCCTGGGCATCGGCTTGACCGGCCAGTATGTGGAACAGATGGGCCGCAAGCTGCTGGGCGGCATCTTGAAAAAGGTCGGCGGCGGGTTGCTGGGCGGTCTGGGCAGCGCCGCGACAGGTTCGGCGTTCTCCTTTGCCACAACCTACGCCCTGGGCCAAGTGGCCAAGGAATACTACGCCAGCGGTCGCTCCATCAGCATGGACCAGCTCAAGCAGATTTTCTCCTCACTGCTTGAACAGGGCAAAGCCATGCAGTCCAACTACGCCGGTGAAATCCAGCAACGAGCCAGCACCGTCGATACGCGGCAGATTGCGGGGTTGATCCGGGGGGCGTGA
- a CDS encoding WYL domain-containing protein, which yields MSQAEAMPDPCVAPDGFDLDGYIHSQGFDLSRGRPDIRLCFLFRSAPASALTETPLSTDQVMTPLADPQWVEVRATVADTDQLRWWLLGFGNQVEVLEPVELRDEFRGIVDDLHRRYADRC from the coding sequence ATGTCCCAGGCTGAGGCCATGCCGGACCCCTGCGTTGCTCCTGACGGGTTTGACCTGGACGGGTATATTCATTCCCAGGGCTTTGACCTTTCCCGTGGCCGTCCGGATATCCGCCTCTGCTTTCTGTTCCGGAGCGCCCCGGCCAGCGCCTTGACCGAAACGCCACTGAGCACGGACCAGGTCATGACGCCGCTTGCTGACCCGCAATGGGTCGAGGTCCGGGCCACGGTCGCGGATACGGACCAGTTGCGCTGGTGGCTGCTGGGGTTTGGGAATCAGGTGGAAGTGCTGGAACCCGTGGAATTGCGGGATGAGTTTCGGGGGATTGTGGATGATTTGCATCGAAGGTATGCGGATCGGTGTTGA
- a CDS encoding toxin-antitoxin system HicB family antitoxin has translation MGTLSLRLPDSLHEMARRVAKEESVSINQLILTAVAEKVSALTTETYLKERTARGSRKDFEDIMSRVPDVPPDPGDEL, from the coding sequence ATGGGTACACTCAGCTTGAGACTGCCGGACTCGTTGCACGAGATGGCGCGAAGGGTCGCCAAAGAGGAGAGCGTGTCGATCAATCAGCTAATCTTGACGGCGGTGGCGGAGAAGGTCTCCGCGCTGACCACGGAGACCTATCTCAAGGAACGTACGGCCAGGGGCTCGCGCAAGGACTTTGAGGACATCATGTCGAGAGTTCCCGATGTACCGCCGGACCCGGGGGATGAATTGTGA
- a CDS encoding DUF1902 domain-containing protein produces MDRKPYFIRAEWDDEAAVWVASSDDVPGLATEEETLEGLVAKLAVMVPELLEANAMEAWDDAPFELFSRRFVMPQRAHA; encoded by the coding sequence ATGGACCGCAAACCCTATTTTATCAGGGCTGAATGGGATGATGAGGCAGCGGTATGGGTGGCCAGCAGTGACGATGTCCCGGGGCTGGCGACAGAGGAAGAAACGCTTGAAGGGCTTGTAGCCAAGTTGGCGGTCATGGTTCCTGAGTTGCTGGAAGCCAATGCCATGGAAGCATGGGATGACGCACCTTTTGAACTTTTCAGCAGGCGCTTTGTTATGCCTCAAAGAGCGCATGCCTAA
- a CDS encoding DUF4351 domain-containing protein has product MPNDDYDSPWKIALERYFPEFIAFYFPRIHARIDWQAGYEFLDKELQQVVRDADTGRRYVDKLVRVRLLAGGESWVCIHIEVQGDPEDEFTRRMFVYHYRLFDRYGQPLASLAVLADEQPDWRPEGFGYELLGCRMQLTFPVVKLLDMRDDLDQILESDNAFALVTAAHLLTKQTRQNPASRYTAKLRLIRILFQRGWERQRILDLFMVIDWLMHLPPELEKKLGDDILQIEEEHKMPYVSSIERIGIEKGRAQGLSQGQKQGQARMLQKLLAKRFGMLPSWAEQRILSAQPDQLEDWSLRVLDGKSVEDVLVVREEPAKYADD; this is encoded by the coding sequence ATGCCAAACGACGACTACGACAGCCCCTGGAAGATCGCCCTGGAACGCTATTTTCCCGAGTTCATTGCCTTCTATTTCCCTCGGATTCATGCCCGGATCGACTGGCAGGCCGGTTACGAGTTTCTGGACAAGGAACTCCAGCAGGTGGTCCGGGACGCGGATACCGGGCGGCGCTACGTGGACAAGCTGGTCCGGGTCCGGCTGCTTGCCGGGGGCGAAAGCTGGGTTTGCATTCACATTGAGGTTCAGGGCGATCCGGAGGACGAATTCACCCGGCGCATGTTCGTCTATCACTACCGGCTCTTTGACCGCTATGGCCAACCCCTGGCCAGTCTGGCGGTGCTGGCCGACGAACAGCCCGATTGGCGTCCGGAAGGCTTTGGCTACGAGCTGCTCGGTTGCCGGATGCAATTGACCTTTCCCGTGGTCAAACTGCTGGACATGCGGGACGATCTGGACCAGATTTTGGAATCGGACAACGCCTTTGCCCTGGTCACCGCTGCGCACTTGTTGACCAAACAAACCCGCCAAAATCCCGCCAGCCGTTACACGGCCAAGCTCAGGCTGATCCGGATTCTGTTCCAACGCGGCTGGGAACGCCAACGCATTCTGGACTTGTTCATGGTTATTGACTGGCTGATGCACCTGCCTCCGGAACTGGAAAAGAAACTTGGAGACGATATTCTTCAGATTGAGGAGGAACACAAGATGCCCTACGTCTCGAGTATTGAACGAATTGGAATTGAAAAGGGCCGTGCCCAGGGCTTGTCCCAGGGCCAAAAGCAGGGCCAAGCTCGGATGCTCCAGAAGCTTCTTGCCAAACGATTCGGAATGCTGCCCAGCTGGGCCGAGCAACGAATCCTCTCCGCCCAGCCGGACCAACTGGAAGACTGGTCCTTGCGGGTTCTGGATGGAAAGTCTGTGGAAGACGTGCTTGTGGTGCGGGAAGAACCGGCGAAGTATGCCGATGATTGA
- a CDS encoding helix-turn-helix transcriptional regulator, whose product MPTTLRHLAMLRRIPRAPSFISTPDLRSALDTLDYTVDIRTVQRDLEALSSIFPLYCDTSSKPYRWQWLAGAEVLDIPGIDAHSALVFKLAGMFLEPLLPVSAMETLMPYFRCADRVLTETGAKCGSWSDKVRVLPRGQRLLMPDVAGTVLEGIHQGLFHGRAVRILYKSRGKTAFKEYVVNPLGLVLRNGLLYLVCTFSGYQDIRQLLLHRMSQAEAIPDPCVAPDGFDLDGYIHTQGFDLSRGRPDIRLCFLFRSAPASALTETPLSADQVMTPLADPQWVEVRATVADTDQLRWWLLGFGNQVEVLEPVELRDEFRRIVDDLHRRYADRS is encoded by the coding sequence ATGCCCACTACCCTCCGCCACCTCGCCATGCTCCGGCGCATTCCCCGCGCCCCATCCTTCATTTCAACGCCTGATCTCCGCTCCGCCCTGGATACACTCGACTACACCGTGGACATCCGCACGGTGCAGCGCGATCTGGAAGCATTGTCCTCGATTTTCCCCCTGTACTGCGACACGTCTTCCAAGCCCTACCGCTGGCAATGGCTGGCCGGAGCCGAGGTGTTGGATATTCCGGGTATTGACGCGCATAGCGCCCTGGTTTTCAAGCTGGCGGGCATGTTCCTGGAGCCGCTCTTGCCCGTGTCCGCCATGGAGACTTTGATGCCCTATTTCCGATGCGCGGACAGGGTTCTGACGGAGACCGGGGCCAAATGCGGTTCGTGGTCGGACAAGGTGCGGGTTTTGCCGCGTGGTCAGCGTTTGCTCATGCCGGACGTGGCGGGGACTGTCCTTGAAGGGATACACCAGGGGCTGTTCCATGGCCGGGCGGTCAGAATACTTTACAAATCCAGGGGCAAGACGGCATTCAAGGAGTATGTCGTCAATCCGCTCGGACTGGTGTTGCGCAACGGCCTGCTATACCTCGTCTGCACCTTCAGCGGGTACCAGGACATTCGTCAGCTTCTGCTGCACCGGATGTCCCAGGCTGAGGCCATACCGGACCCCTGCGTTGCTCCTGACGGGTTTGACCTGGACGGGTATATTCATACCCAGGGCTTTGACCTTTCCCGTGGCCGTCCGGATATCCGCCTCTGCTTTCTGTTCCGGAGCGCCCCGGCCAGCGCCTTGACCGAAACGCCACTGAGCGCGGACCAGGTCATGACGCCGCTTGCTGACCCGCAATGGGTCGAGGTCCGGGCCACGGTCGCGGATACGGACCAGTTGCGCTGGTGGCTGCTGGGGTTTGGGAATCAGGTGGAAGTGTTGGAACCCGTGGAATTGCGGGATGAGTTTCGGAGGATTGTTGATGATTTGCATCGAAGGTATGCGGATCGGAGCTGA
- a CDS encoding type II toxin-antitoxin system HicA family toxin, whose translation MADFTPDLKKHLQEAGCFFERQGKGDHEIWYSPLSSQRFVVDNAIKSRHTANAVLKQAGLPKKF comes from the coding sequence ATGGCAGATTTCACGCCAGACCTCAAAAAGCACCTCCAGGAAGCCGGCTGCTTTTTTGAACGACAAGGTAAAGGCGATCATGAAATTTGGTATAGCCCTCTTTCATCGCAACGATTCGTTGTGGACAATGCCATTAAATCCAGACATACCGCCAATGCCGTGCTTAAACAGGCCGGGTTGCCCAAAAAATTCTAG